The Thermocrinis ruber genome has a window encoding:
- the uvrC gene encoding excinuclease ABC subunit UvrC codes for MLELIKSAPTQCGVYLFKKGNKVLYVGKAKNIRERLLQHYKQAQENKKEYAIVNSSDRIDWILTRNEYEALVLEVDLIQLHKPKYNVLHKHGGGYPVLLLTEDEFPTIKVVRGSEHEGKLFGPFFTAKRAYRVKRLIHKLFKLRTCDPMPTRASPCMDYHLGLCSGPCAGLISKEDYSLAVKSAQSMLSGEVSEVLPELYQRMEEHMERLEFEKCALIRDQIRALEKLSLGQSVSGLPYQRADLFYRIGRLLGVFLIRSFKLVDKEVFLLETEEELEETIIGFYYSNPLPEVLLLNFELSEEVKRWLSERGKVEIVQKIDQSLEELVKENLHHYMPPELWQEEFLKVLKIPPPRIIEGFDVSHFYGGYTVASCVVWEEGTMNKKRYRRYRIKTVNQIDDYASLEEVLSRRARRLKEGEETMPDLWLIDGGLGQLSVAIRVRDRFGLPIKVVSLAKEEEILLTEWGQRVRLKEHPILYRIFGQIRDEAHRFALSYNRKLRLKEGLKDILDRIKGIGEVKKKIIYNNFENLYELLKAEDRHLKKLGIDPSIKQEIEKYLT; via the coding sequence ATGCTTGAGCTTATAAAGTCTGCACCCACCCAGTGTGGAGTTTATCTCTTCAAGAAGGGCAACAAGGTCCTTTATGTGGGAAAAGCCAAGAACATAAGGGAGAGGCTGTTGCAACACTACAAGCAAGCCCAAGAGAACAAAAAGGAGTATGCCATAGTTAACAGTTCGGACCGTATAGATTGGATACTAACCCGCAACGAATACGAAGCCCTGGTGTTAGAGGTGGACCTAATACAACTTCATAAACCCAAATACAACGTCCTGCACAAGCACGGTGGGGGCTATCCTGTCCTCCTGCTAACGGAGGATGAATTTCCAACCATAAAGGTGGTTAGAGGCTCCGAGCATGAGGGGAAGCTCTTTGGTCCCTTCTTCACCGCCAAGAGGGCCTACAGGGTAAAAAGGCTCATCCATAAGCTTTTTAAACTTCGCACCTGCGACCCAATGCCTACTAGAGCCAGCCCATGCATGGATTATCACCTGGGGCTATGCAGTGGTCCCTGTGCAGGTCTGATTAGCAAAGAGGATTATTCCTTGGCGGTGAAATCTGCCCAATCTATGCTCTCGGGGGAGGTCTCTGAGGTTCTACCAGAGCTATACCAGAGGATGGAAGAACATATGGAAAGGCTTGAGTTTGAAAAATGCGCCCTTATCAGAGACCAAATAAGGGCTTTGGAAAAACTCTCCTTGGGTCAGAGTGTAAGCGGACTCCCCTACCAGAGAGCAGACCTCTTTTACAGAATAGGCAGGCTCTTGGGAGTCTTTTTGATAAGGTCTTTCAAGCTGGTGGATAAGGAGGTTTTCCTTTTGGAGACGGAGGAAGAGTTGGAAGAGACCATTATAGGCTTTTACTACTCCAATCCATTGCCGGAGGTTTTGCTCTTGAACTTTGAGCTCTCGGAAGAGGTCAAAAGGTGGCTCTCGGAAAGAGGGAAGGTTGAGATCGTTCAAAAGATAGACCAGAGCTTGGAAGAGCTTGTCAAAGAAAATCTCCACCACTACATGCCACCAGAACTTTGGCAGGAGGAGTTCTTGAAAGTGCTAAAAATTCCTCCACCAAGGATCATAGAGGGCTTTGATGTTTCCCACTTTTATGGAGGCTATACGGTGGCATCCTGCGTGGTTTGGGAAGAGGGAACTATGAATAAAAAGAGATACAGAAGGTATCGGATAAAAACGGTAAATCAGATTGACGATTACGCCTCCCTGGAGGAGGTGCTGAGCAGAAGGGCAAGAAGGCTTAAGGAAGGGGAGGAGACCATGCCAGACCTGTGGCTCATTGACGGAGGACTCGGACAATTGAGCGTAGCCATTAGGGTAAGGGACAGGTTTGGCTTGCCCATCAAGGTAGTTTCCCTCGCCAAGGAGGAGGAAATTCTGCTAACCGAATGGGGACAGAGGGTAAGACTAAAGGAACATCCTATACTCTATAGAATTTTCGGACAGATTAGGGATGAAGCCCACCGCTTTGCCCTTTCTTACAACAGAAAGCTCAGACTAAAGGAGGGGCTAAAGGACATCCTTGACCGAATAAAGGGCATAGGAGAGGTCAAAAAGAAGATCATTTACAACAACTTTGAGAACTTATATGAGCTTTTAAAGGCGGAGGACAGACACCTCAAGAAGCTGGGCATAGACCCATCCATAAAGCAGGAGATAGAGAAGTATTTGACTTAA
- a CDS encoding DUF29 domain-containing protein, with the protein MEKTTQSIKELYEKDFYLWVQENLRLLRNKEYDLVDWENLLEEIEDMARRELRSLISFMAVILEHLYKWENFRDREDVGHSWIKSINNARNELDTILETYPGIRKKAAEELPTAWRIAVKRLVRWFKEDENHDLAKKYFGKFPTEKDFPQECPYTFEQVMEYEPWV; encoded by the coding sequence ATGGAAAAAACAACCCAAAGTATAAAGGAACTGTATGAAAAGGACTTCTACCTTTGGGTTCAGGAGAACCTAAGGCTTCTCAGAAACAAAGAGTATGACCTTGTGGATTGGGAGAACCTTCTGGAGGAAATAGAGGATATGGCAAGGAGGGAACTGAGAAGTCTAATAAGCTTCATGGCGGTAATCTTGGAACACCTTTACAAGTGGGAAAACTTTAGGGACAGAGAGGATGTGGGACACAGCTGGATAAAAAGCATAAACAATGCAAGGAATGAACTTGATACAATCCTTGAAACATACCCAGGCATAAGGAAAAAAGCAGCAGAGGAGTTGCCCACCGCTTGGCGTATTGCTGTAAAAAGGCTTGTAAGATGGTTTAAAGAAGATGAAAACCACGACCTTGCTAAAAAATACTTTGGCAAATTTCCCACGGAAAAAGATTTTCCACAGGAATGCCCTTATACCTTTGAACAGGTGATGGAATACGAGCCTTGGGTTTAA
- a CDS encoding PIN domain-containing protein: MSEIRFIVDSSTLSNFARAGYLNLLKTIFHAGLLTTSDVIEEIERGSEKDPELRMVLNELNLWLKVVDELTEEEQSLIRNLRITHEEFEDGADASLLAVAKERSLVLITDDKYLKKVAEQEGVKVDGTVEILEEAINRGLIRSEEELNQIARDMEHRARFRLKDSDLKRLGLSLDLL; this comes from the coding sequence ATGAGTGAAATACGCTTCATAGTAGATAGTTCTACATTATCAAACTTTGCCCGTGCTGGGTATTTGAACTTGCTAAAGACCATATTTCATGCAGGTTTATTAACTACCTCCGATGTGATAGAAGAGATTGAACGAGGTTCTGAAAAAGACCCAGAGTTGCGGATGGTTCTAAATGAGCTAAACTTATGGCTAAAGGTTGTGGATGAACTAACAGAAGAAGAGCAAAGCTTGATAAGAAACTTAAGAATTACTCACGAGGAATTTGAAGATGGAGCGGATGCTTCCCTTTTGGCTGTGGCTAAGGAAAGGAGTTTGGTGTTAATAACTGATGATAAATATTTGAAGAAGGTTGCGGAGCAAGAGGGTGTAAAGGTTGATGGAACTGTGGAAATATTAGAGGAAGCAATTAACAGAGGATTAATCCGTAGCGAAGAGGAACTAAACCAGATTGCTAGAGATATGGAACATAGGGCACGCTTTAGACTAAAGGATTCTGACTTGAAAAGGCTTGGGTTAAGTTTAGATTTGTTATAA
- a CDS encoding helix-turn-helix domain-containing protein, which produces MNTLEIIGQRLKQARETAGYTPEEVSQKLGITKDELSLFESGRKGPPISLLIKLAKLYGVFVSYFYGIDKPEGTAFTLLLDKAKELSLPPETISQVHRFVFLCKEIVKLRQKLGFPKPEIPYYTLNQESIDEQAREVAEAERARLGLGDSVVPNLGELLEDLRIPVIRLPLGRELSSAMVYDENFSAFILVNSDEPHQNQLIAYEYAHILQRKDKVHLNKDGQRDDFSERFVVHFLMPESLVKRLVRQHHNLTDVWALISLRRTFGVSYETLISRLHELGEIDEKDLNRLLRANLWNLEIKLFGEPSPPVPWKVSKVLWELVLTAVKHEFITTSYASDLLEISPMEIQDILYELEEIELSRS; this is translated from the coding sequence ATGAATACTCTGGAAATTATAGGACAGAGACTCAAACAAGCACGGGAGACGGCAGGCTACACCCCAGAAGAAGTCTCCCAAAAGCTTGGAATTACCAAGGATGAACTTTCTCTTTTTGAAAGTGGTAGAAAAGGCCCGCCGATTAGCCTTCTAATAAAGCTTGCCAAACTTTATGGAGTTTTCGTTAGCTACTTCTATGGGATAGACAAGCCTGAGGGAACCGCTTTTACCCTTCTTCTTGATAAAGCCAAAGAACTCTCCCTACCTCCTGAAACCATAAGTCAGGTTCACCGCTTTGTTTTTCTGTGTAAAGAGATAGTAAAGCTTAGACAAAAGCTGGGATTTCCAAAGCCTGAAATTCCTTACTACACTCTAAACCAAGAGTCAATAGATGAACAAGCCAGAGAGGTAGCAGAGGCAGAAAGGGCTCGTTTGGGCTTGGGAGATAGCGTGGTGCCAAACTTAGGAGAACTCTTAGAAGACCTCCGCATTCCAGTTATTAGGCTGCCTTTAGGCAGGGAACTCTCCTCTGCAATGGTTTATGATGAAAACTTCTCTGCGTTCATATTGGTTAATTCCGATGAACCTCACCAAAACCAGCTTATTGCCTATGAGTATGCCCATATCCTTCAAAGAAAAGACAAGGTCCATCTAAATAAAGATGGACAAAGGGATGATTTTAGCGAACGTTTCGTGGTTCATTTTTTAATGCCAGAAAGTCTTGTTAAAAGGCTTGTAAGGCAACACCACAACCTAACCGACGTGTGGGCTTTGATAAGTTTAAGACGCACCTTTGGCGTTAGCTATGAGACCCTTATATCCCGCCTTCACGAACTTGGTGAAATTGACGAAAAGGACCTAAACAGATTGCTAAGGGCGAACCTGTGGAACTTGGAAATAAAGCTTTTTGGAGAACCAAGTCCTCCTGTGCCTTGGAAAGTTTCTAAGGTCTTGTGGGAACTCGTCCTGACTGCGGTAAAGCATGAATTCATAACCACCAGCTACGCATCCGATTTGCTTGAAATAAGCCCTATGGAAATCCAAGACATCCTTTATGAACTTGAGGAAATAGAACTCAGCCGATCTTGA
- a CDS encoding gamma-glutamylcyclotransferase family protein, giving the protein MAYLFVYGTLKRGGSRHSLLKGCPFLGHALAKGFALYDLGAYPGMVPGDGVVRGEVYEIPEGLLRELDWVEGAPFLFRRELIEVVLEDHTLLRAHTYLYNREVEGASLVPSGEWEV; this is encoded by the coding sequence ATGGCTTACCTCTTCGTCTATGGCACCCTCAAAAGGGGTGGATCAAGGCACAGTCTCTTAAAGGGCTGTCCTTTCTTAGGGCATGCCTTGGCAAAAGGCTTTGCCCTTTATGACCTCGGCGCCTACCCCGGGATGGTTCCCGGAGATGGGGTAGTGCGTGGAGAGGTCTATGAAATCCCAGAAGGGCTCCTTAGGGAGCTTGACTGGGTGGAAGGAGCTCCTTTCCTCTTCAGGAGGGAGCTTATTGAGGTGGTCCTTGAGGACCACACTCTTTTGCGTGCCCACACCTATCTGTATAACAGAGAGGTGGAGGGTGCGTCTTTAGTGCCTTCCGGTGAATGGGAGGTATAA
- a CDS encoding IS200/IS605 family accessory protein TnpB-related protein — translation MFVSLQFKLELKREDKEKLIKLMRKQSSAIRVAYNMLKELEKEKTKNPHAQIYHRLRQLFPELPTKYIDSAIYKAKQYPTDKPVVFGSKRLFEKLCKNHLTGKLRERLKKRWRELRQGTLISIGSKSKEDKGNRLLRFEDKEGQLHLRITIGNREFIYAKVLREPSNSKDKWLTFMAMLLESWQTKNYFAYTVELKLRDGEIYGSVSFEIPMPKVKHTKENGVIAIDINASPIHLAIAEVSKTGELLSYQTISLHHLLGLSQNSKDHQEWILAHRIVDLAIQKGKAIAIENLKKLKKGMRGDGKAELRKRLHQWNAKKFLQKLKRVAMLKGVEVIEVHPAYTSIIGMLKYAPQLHIDKDVAGAYVIGRRALGFKEDMPENYERLLKDKAYLEFALKRYEKREEELRELTEKESNEYKKNALKSELRSVENARKLLINLIQSLQSEPSSCEGANGRNPEQGRVAKTTLQSAWVVLKVALLFPILGKVLPRDLSPLKPVLVEGVWDRVRRSNGLVPLEAGGTSR, via the coding sequence ATGTTTGTTAGCTTACAATTCAAGCTTGAACTGAAAAGAGAAGACAAAGAAAAGCTCATAAAGCTAATGCGTAAGCAATCTTCAGCCATTAGAGTGGCATACAACATGCTAAAAGAGTTGGAAAAAGAGAAAACAAAAAACCCACACGCCCAAATATACCACAGACTAAGACAGCTATTTCCTGAGTTGCCAACAAAATATATTGATTCAGCCATATACAAAGCTAAACAATATCCCACAGACAAACCAGTAGTCTTTGGAAGCAAAAGACTTTTTGAAAAACTTTGCAAAAATCACCTTACAGGGAAATTGAGAGAAAGACTTAAAAAGCGGTGGAGAGAACTAAGACAAGGAACACTTATAAGCATTGGGTCAAAATCAAAAGAAGATAAAGGGAACAGGCTACTGAGATTTGAGGACAAAGAAGGACAGCTGCACCTCAGGATTACCATAGGAAACAGGGAGTTCATCTATGCCAAAGTGTTAAGGGAACCAAGCAATAGCAAAGACAAGTGGCTCACCTTTATGGCTATGCTTTTAGAAAGTTGGCAAACAAAAAACTACTTTGCCTATACAGTGGAGTTAAAGCTAAGAGATGGAGAGATTTATGGGAGTGTATCCTTTGAAATCCCAATGCCTAAAGTGAAACACACAAAAGAGAACGGAGTAATAGCCATAGACATAAACGCATCACCCATACACTTAGCCATAGCGGAAGTGTCAAAAACTGGAGAACTACTAAGCTATCAAACAATCAGCTTACACCACCTTTTAGGACTTTCTCAAAACAGCAAAGACCATCAGGAGTGGATATTAGCCCATCGGATAGTAGATTTAGCCATTCAGAAAGGTAAAGCAATAGCAATAGAAAACCTAAAGAAACTCAAAAAAGGAATGCGTGGAGATGGGAAAGCTGAGTTAAGAAAAAGACTTCATCAGTGGAACGCCAAAAAGTTTTTGCAAAAGCTAAAAAGGGTAGCAATGTTAAAGGGAGTAGAAGTAATAGAAGTCCATCCAGCCTATACATCAATCATAGGCATGCTAAAGTATGCACCACAGTTGCACATAGACAAAGACGTAGCGGGTGCTTATGTGATAGGAAGAAGGGCACTGGGCTTTAAAGAGGACATGCCTGAGAATTACGAAAGGCTGCTAAAAGACAAAGCATATTTAGAGTTTGCCCTAAAGAGGTATGAAAAAAGGGAAGAGGAACTTAGAGAACTTACAGAGAAGGAAAGCAACGAATACAAGAAAAACGCACTAAAAAGCGAACTAAGGAGTGTAGAGAATGCAAGAAAGCTATTAATCAATCTCATACAAAGCCTTCAGAGTGAGCCAAGTTCCTGTGAGGGAGCCAATGGAAGGAATCCCGAGCAGGGAAGGGTAGCAAAAACTACCCTTCAAAGTGCTTGGGTAGTTCTGAAGGTAGCCCTCCTCTTCCCTATCCTTGGAAAGGTCTTACCAAGGGACCTTTCTCCTCTGAAGCCCGTGTTGGTGGAAGGGGTGTGGGATAGGGTGAGGCGTTCTAACGGGTTAGTTCCCTTAGAGGCTGGGGGGACGTCCCGATGA
- a CDS encoding RNA-guided endonuclease TnpB family protein, with protein MRIWVRVVKELKKRNYVPATDTIAIDLGLNPLIATNNGDLLGRQFFDFLKKMDEKITKRMAQVQRNGGLPSRDNRYREYVRRLREFLKNEINRVLNRLINLYKPMKLVVERLDFRSPELSKRMNRLIQNFGKRYVKEKLERLHQLYGIEIVEVNPAYSSQECSSCGYVDRENRKSTQEFECKCCGNKMNAQVNSAKNLLERSSLREFHPHLPKKQVLKVLIQRHLERLKGCKSAPLDILKGNPYYREFLENILNPRQGLTLS; from the coding sequence TTGCGGATTTGGGTTAGAGTGGTGAAAGAACTCAAAAAGAGAAACTATGTTCCTGCCACAGACACTATAGCTATAGATTTAGGGCTAAATCCATTGATAGCTACAAACAACGGTGATTTACTGGGCAGGCAGTTTTTTGACTTTCTAAAGAAGATGGACGAAAAGATTACTAAACGCATGGCACAGGTTCAAAGAAACGGAGGACTGCCAAGCAGAGATAACAGGTATAGGGAGTATGTGAGAAGGTTAAGGGAGTTTCTCAAAAACGAAATAAACAGAGTGTTAAACAGGCTTATAAACCTTTACAAGCCAATGAAACTCGTTGTAGAAAGACTTGACTTTAGAAGTCCTGAACTATCCAAGAGGATGAACAGGCTTATTCAAAACTTTGGCAAGCGTTATGTGAAGGAGAAGTTGGAACGGCTGCATCAGCTTTATGGCATAGAGATAGTAGAAGTCAATCCTGCCTATTCAAGTCAGGAGTGTAGTAGCTGTGGGTATGTGGATAGAGAAAACAGGAAAAGCACGCAAGAGTTTGAGTGTAAGTGCTGTGGTAATAAAATGAACGCACAAGTAAATAGTGCTAAAAATCTCCTTGAGAGAAGTTCTCTCAGGGAGTTTCATCCACACCTGCCGAAAAAGCAAGTCCTTAAGGTGCTGATACAAAGGCACCTTGAGAGATTAAAGGGGTGCAAGAGTGCTCCCCTGGATATTCTCAAAGGTAATCCCTATTACAGGGAGTTCCTTGAGAATATCCTAAACCCTCGGCAGGGCCTAACATTAAGTTAG
- the trxB gene encoding thioredoxin-disulfide reductase yields the protein MELTLNFGSDEIYDVIIIGAGPAGSSAAIYTARAGLSTLVLYRAEADGALGVTQQIENYPGIRGPISGYELLKLMREHAKAFGAKFVRGKVIATDLLGDIKKVYTIDGREFKGRAVIVASGAMERTNKYKGEEEFLGRGVSYCGVCDAAFFKGKPVAVVGEDDYALEETEFISRFASKIYLVVPSSRIKAPPEMIEEIKSHPNVEILTHHRVIQILGSSFVEGLEVQNIETKEKKILPVDGVFIFLGGNKPSVDFLMNQVEMTDGNCIVVNEEMMTSVPGVFAAGDVLCNNIKQAVIAAADGVKAALAVDKYLNKKAKITSQW from the coding sequence ATGGAACTGACTTTAAACTTTGGCAGTGATGAAATATACGATGTGATCATCATCGGAGCCGGTCCTGCCGGCTCTTCCGCTGCCATATACACCGCAAGGGCAGGACTATCCACCTTGGTGCTCTACAGGGCAGAGGCGGACGGTGCCTTGGGAGTAACCCAGCAGATAGAAAACTACCCTGGCATAAGGGGTCCCATCTCTGGCTATGAGCTTTTAAAACTTATGCGGGAACATGCAAAAGCCTTTGGTGCCAAATTTGTAAGGGGTAAAGTTATTGCCACAGACCTGTTGGGAGATATAAAGAAGGTCTATACCATAGACGGAAGGGAGTTCAAGGGCAGGGCGGTTATAGTAGCCTCCGGTGCCATGGAAAGAACCAACAAATACAAGGGAGAGGAGGAATTCTTAGGAAGGGGAGTGTCTTACTGTGGCGTTTGCGATGCGGCATTCTTTAAAGGAAAGCCCGTGGCGGTGGTAGGGGAGGACGATTACGCCTTAGAGGAGACGGAGTTTATAAGCAGGTTTGCCAGCAAGATATACTTGGTGGTTCCATCCTCTCGCATAAAGGCACCACCAGAGATGATAGAGGAGATAAAGTCCCATCCCAACGTGGAAATCCTCACCCACCACAGGGTTATACAGATTTTGGGTTCCTCCTTTGTGGAGGGCTTGGAGGTCCAAAACATAGAAACCAAAGAGAAAAAGATCCTACCTGTGGATGGTGTGTTTATATTCCTAGGAGGGAACAAGCCTTCGGTGGATTTCCTTATGAACCAAGTGGAGATGACAGACGGAAACTGTATAGTGGTAAATGAGGAGATGATGACCTCTGTGCCTGGTGTTTTTGCAGCGGGGGATGTGCTCTGCAACAACATAAAGCAGGCGGTTATTGCGGCGGCGGATGGTGTAAAAGCAG